In Granulicella mallensis MP5ACTX8, the sequence GGGATCGTCGCGGCGTTTGTAGCTGCCGGGCTGAGTAAGGCCGTTCACTTCAGCGAGGCGATGTTCGCGAAGCTGCCGATTCATTGGATGTGGTGGCCAGCGATTGGCGGCCTGGGTATCGGGCTGGGTGGATTGGTATTTCCAAAGGCGCTGGGTGTGGGGTACAGCACGATCCAGGAGATGATTACGGGCGACACGGCGTGGAAGCTGTTGGCCGGCATCCTGGTGATCAAGAGCCTGATCTGGGTGTTTTCGCTGGGCTCGAATACCGCGGGCAGCATTCTGGCACCGCTGCTGATGATAGGCGGGGCTCTAGGAGCGGTGATGGGGCACTTGGCGCCTGTGATGTCGCAGGGAGCCTGGGTGTTGGTGGGCATGGCGTCGGTTCTGACGGGCGCGATCGGGTGTCCGCTGACCTCGGCGATGCTGGCGCTGGAGTTGACCCACAACGGCGGGCTGATGCTGCCGGTACTGCTTGCGAGCGTGGCGGCCTACGCGGTGAGCGTGCTGGTGATGCCTCGATCGATGTTGACGGAGAGTCTGAGCCAGCGAGGCCTGCATCTGAGCCGCGAGTTTGGCGTCGATCCGCTGGAGACGATGCTGGCCAGCCAGGCGATGCACACGAGCGTCTTTGCGCTAAGCGACGATGCTACCCGAAAGGATGCCTTCGACTGGCTGAGCAAGATGGAAGAGCGGGGTGGGGAAGCGTGGTCCCACTGGCAGAGGGTCTTTCCGCTGGTTGACGCGGAGGAGAGGCTAACGGGGCTGTTGACCCGTTCGCAGATGATGACCGCAGCCAAGCAGGCCGATCTGTCGCAACCGCTGGTGCTGAGCGGATCGACGACGCCGACGACGGTATCCCCGCGCAATACGCTGCGTGAGTGTGCCGTGATGATGGCGGAGACAAAGCTGACGGCGTTTCCCGTGGTCAACGGTGAGGGAAAGCTGGTCGGCATCATCACCATCGATGACCTGCTGAAGGGCCGTAGTGAGCAGGCACGTCGAGAGAGTGATCGAGAGCGTGTGTTGCGGCTGCGGTGGCCCTTTGGCGGACGTGCTGTAGGTCAGAGTGGCAAGTGATAAGTCGTAAGCGTACGGCTTATCTGCCGATCTTTACTACTTGTTGGCGTTCACACCGAAGAGTGCCGACATCTCGTCGTGGAGAAAGCCTTGACCTGGCTTGTAGGGCTGGATCCACTTGCCGTCGAGGACGAACTGGGGGATGCCTCGTTTACCGGTCTGGGCGATTACCTTGTCGGCGGCGCCTGGGGTGGTTTCGATATTGATCTCGGTGTAGGGAATCGAGTGAGTCGCAAGAAAGCGCTTGGCTTCGCGGCAGTCGCGGCACCAGTCAGCGGAATAAACGAGAAGCTCCATAGGGGTATTGTCGCCGATATGGGAGGATGATTGCACGCGGGCGCTTTATCCCGTTGAGTGGTAAAGGGAAACGAGGTGGAGGCTATGTCGATGTCCGAAGGAATTCAAACCTGTGCCAGCAGCCATTCTGTTGACGAAATCGTTGCGCGGCTGGAGACGCTGCTCAAAGAAAAGGGCGTCAAGCTTTTTTGCTGTGTGGACCATTCCGGCGAGGCCAAGGCTGCCGGCCTTGAGATGCCCGCGACGAAGCTGCTGATCTTTGGGAACCCCAAGGGTGGAACGCCTGTGATGCTGGCGGCACCGAGCGCTGCGCTTGACCTTCCGCTCAAGATCCTTGTCTCCGAGACTGGCGAGGGAAGGACACTGCTCTCCTGGAACGATCCTGTCTGGCTACAGCAGCGTCACGGCTTCCCGGATGATCTCGTGCCTAATCTGGCGGCTGCAGGAATATTCGCGAGAAAAGTCGCCGAATGAGCTTCGGCTATTACTGGGTCGCGCCAGGAATATGGAAGTCAACACCTGCGTCGTGATTCGCCTTCTCCGTTGCAGCAAGATCAAGCTGATCGACCGGGATGTCGCGGCGATGTCCATCGCTAACATAGAGGGTCGTTCGGGTCAAAGCGTAGTTGTGAATCTGCTCTGCAGGACGGCCGTCCTTGAAGATGAGGGTGACTGCCTCTTCGTTCTCAGGAGGTGGTGCGGGCAGCGATGGTTGCGGCTCGGCGGATGACTGTTCGGTATAAGGTGACGGAGTTCCCTGATCGATTCCCTGGGGAGCGTATCCGTTGATCGAGTCGTCAGGTGGGTTGGCTGAGGAATCGTAGTCACCGCTATAGGGGGAGTCGAGATAATCGGGATCTACCCAGCCGGAGACGTAGGGAATGCCTGCTCCGTAGTACGGCCTTCGATAGCGGAGGCCAGCAGAATAGCCCGGTCGGCGGTTATAGAAGTTAGGTCGGCTGTAGAAGTTAGGTCTTTGTGTATGAACGACCGGGCTGAGGCTGAGCGGCCTGCTGCCGTTTGAGATTGGGCCTCTGGGAGATCCATAATGACCTGCGGGAGAGGCAAAGCCGCCATGAAAGGCGGGTGCGCTTCGAAAGGCAGGAGCGCTTCTACCAACGCTGCTATGTCCTCCCGAGAACCCACCGCGAGCTCCGGAACGTTGGGCGCATAGAGGGAACGTAACCCCTGCAATAACCAGCGCGAGTGCGGCGAGGCGCTTCATATATCTATTGGACGCCTACAGGCGGAGAAAAGTCACGCTTTATTGTTCGTGATAGTTGCGCATGAGGCCGCCGTCGATGACATAGGTTGAGCCGGTGACGTAAGCTGCGTCGTCGGAGGCGAGGAAGGCGGCCAGGCCGGCGATCTCTTCGGGATTGGCGAGACGGCCCAGGGGGATGTTGGCGAGCAAGGCCTCGAGCTTGGGTTTGTTTGCCAGCAGAGAGGTATTGATCGGTGTATTTACTGCTCCGGGTGCGATGTTGTTTACGGTAATTCCCAGTGGGCCCAGTTCGACGGCGAGGTCCCTCATCAACATGCGCATGGCTCCTTTGGAGGCACAGTACGTCGAGAAGTGGGGAAAGACCATATCTTCATGCACGGAGGAGATGTTGATGACTCGGCCCGGCTTTTTGGCATCGCGTAGTTTGCGGACGAAGGCCTGTGTGAGGAAGAAGGCTCCCTTGAGGTTTACGTTGAGGACTGCATCGTAGTCGGCTTCGGTGACGTCCCAGAAGTCCGCACCCTTCTCGATGCCCGCATTGTTGACGAGGATGTCACAGGATCCCAGTTGCTGCCAGGCTTGTTCGACAAGGTTTGTGCAGTCGGAGAGTACGGAGACATCGGCGCGAACCAGGATGGCCTTGCCGCCTGCGGCAGTGATCTTGTCCGCGGTAGCCTGGGCCTGATCGATGTGGTCGCGATAGTCGACGACGCAGTTCGCGCCTTCTTTTGCAAGGCGTTCTGCGATGGCCTGACCGATGCCTGATCCCGATCCTGTAACGACGGCGACTCTTCCTTGCAGTGTGGGCACGTGTGCTCCTTGGGGTAACGGTCTGTGATGCAGGCAGGATAGCAGCGATGGGTGCTGGGTATTGCTAACGCGAAGGCAATTTCTTTGAGGCGCTCTTCTTCGCTGCTTTTTTCGGAGCTGATTTTTTCGCGGGAGTTTTTTCTTTGCTCTTGGCGATGATTTTGGAGAGGAGTTCCTTGGCTCGTTCCAGCGTGGCTACGCGCTCTTTGGAGAGGTTCTTTCCGGCGCGGTTGATGTAGAAGTTCAACATTCGCATGCCGGAGGCTGGGCCTTTCGGTGAGACGCGTTTGTCGGCGAGCGCTTTGGCGATCTTCGGGGCGCTTTGCAGGAAGAGTTCGTGGTCCGGGTGAGTGGAGTCGGTATCGACCTTGGCGGACCAGCGGCGAGAGGGTGGTGTGGTGGACTTCTTTGCCGGGGACTTTTTGGCTACGGACTTCTTCGCTGCTGACTTCTTTGCGGGAGCTTTACGAGTTGCCATCGGTGTTGGCCTCCGTGAACAAGTCAGATGCGGACTTGTTCGCAGAGGTTTGAGCTGCACGGCGGGCGCGGAAGAAGTTTGTGAGCATCGCGCTGCACTCTTCGGTGAGTATGCTTTCTACAACCTCCACGCGATGGTTGAGTGCGGGGTGGTTCATGACCGAGAGCACGGAGCCGCAGGCCCCGGCTTTGGGATCGCGTGCGGCGAAGACGAGGCGTGCGATGCGGGCGTGCAGGATGGCTCCGGCGCACATCGCGCAGGGTTCAAGCGTGCAGTAGAGAGTGCAGCCGCCCTCCGGGGTGAGGAGGCGGTAGTTGTCGAGCGCGAGGCCCGCGGCGCGGAGGGCGACGATTTCCGCGTGGGCGGTGGGGTCGTTGGTGCGCAGAACCTGGTTGTTGCCGCGGCTAACGATCTCACCGGTGGGTGAGACGATGATCGCGCCTACGGGAACCTCGCCGGCTGCTTCGGCCGCGCGGGCTTCGGCGATGGCGAGTCGCATGAAGGCTTCGTCGTCTGGGAGTGTAGCGGTGGACATCGACTCCCGTTGTACTACTTTGTGGAGTTCGACGCGACTGGAGACGCCATTTCCTTCAGGTAAGCGGGCGAGAGCGTGTTCTTCTGCTTCGCCCGAGGGAGGAGCGTGGGATAGAACTGCACGAAGGTGGTATCGACGGCTCCGTGATTCTCGTGGCAGCTATAGCAGTCGGCAGGTGGGGGAATGAGCTTTGCCAAAGGGGTGTTTCCGTCCTGGTCGTAGAAGGACCACTTGCCGTGGTCTTTGACATGGATTTCGAAGCCCCGGATCTCAGAGGTCTGGGTGTGGCCGCGCTTGTTGATGGACACGGGATTTTCGGAGCCGCGAATTTCGAGGACCATCGTCGTCTTGTCCGGCCAGGTGCCGGTGGTGAGGAAGCTGCGGTAGGCGGTTGGATTGACGAAGACGTTGTTGAAGACGGGATGGGCAGAGGGCTGAGAGGTCGCGGCGTCGTAGGACATGTCGATGCCCGAGGTGAGGAAGATCCACTCGCGATAGTGGATGGGCGCGATCAGGTCGCCGCTTGGGGTGTAGCTGGGGGCATCGGTGGTGGGGGCGGCAGGCTTTTGGGCCTCGCCGAGGAATGCGAGCAACAGCAAGCCCGCGATCGGGATGAAGCGCTTGAGCATGAATGACCTCGATGTCCCTTTTATACGCGGTCAAGCATTTCGAGGTTCCCGCGTGGAATCCTTGACCCTTCGCCGGCCGGGACCTGGAGCAGAATCCCTATCGTGCAGCCGCGATAGATCGCCCCTTCAGGGCTCTATCTTTTCTAGGGCTGTAACCCAGGGTTCCGGCGACACGGCGAGCAAAAAACGCTTGCCAGCCGCCTCCACCCTGGGCTGGGATATGTCGCCCCTTTGGGGCTTGTACTCGTGGCCAGCACTTTTTCTAGGGAAAAGTGCCCTTCAAATGATCGCCACTCGGTACATCTATAGGGATTCTGCTCTATTTATCTTCTGGGTGTTGGGAGAGTGAAAGCAGATTTCCGTCCGGATCGAGGAACCACGCGATCCGGGTTCCTCCCGGCGCTGTCCATATGCCAAGATCGCTCTGGGACATGGGAGGATACCGCTTGAAGGTCACTCCCTGGGCGTGCAGGGCTTGCACTTCTTCCTCGATATCTTTTACGCGCCAACCGAGGATGGTATGCGGAACAGGCGTAAACTCACCGCTTTTGGTGATTCGAATAAACGTTCCATTTGACTCTACGACCAGAGCGAACGGGTCGTCGCTTACAAAGCGCAGCCCCAGGACACCTTCGTAGAAGGCACGTGCCCGCACGGCATCGACGGTTGGGATAAAACCCATCACTTCGCTGTTAGAGATCATGATTCTTCCTCTCCTGTTCGCTTCTGTCGTTGGTCGACAAGGCGATCATAGTCCAGCCCTTTCAAGGTCTTTGAAGTGGACGGCAAATCGAAGAGATAGCTCGCCGGGAGTAGTATCGACTGTCAAAGGAGAGGAGCAGACATGCCAAAGGTTCGAGTTGCGGGATTTGGTGTTTCGTTGGATGGTTTCAGCGCGGGAACGGAGCAGAGCCTGGACGATCCGCTGGGCAAACGCGGTCCCGAGGTCTTTCAATGGTTCTTTCATACAAAGACGTTCCACGCGATGCACGGAAAAGAAGGCGGATCGACCGACATGGACGATACGTTCGCACGGGCAGCGATGGATAATTTTGGCGCGTTCATCCTTGGCCGCAATATGTTCGGTCCGGTGCGCGGCCCTTGGCCGGATGATTCCTGGAAGGGATGGTGGGGCGACGATCCGCCGTACCATGCGCCAACCTTCGTGCTGACGCACCATGAGCGCGAACCGCTGGTGATGCAGGGTGGGACGACTTTCTATTTCGTTACCGGAGGCATCGAAGAGGCGCTTCGACGCGCGAAACAAGCAGCTGGTGACAAGGACATCAAGATCGGAGGAGGAGTTTCCACCGTGCGGCAGTATTTGCAGGCTGGGTGGGTAGATTCCCTTCACCTTGCATTTTCGCCTGTCCTACTTGGTCAAGGTGAAGCGCTGTTTCCAGGGCTTGATCTCCGTGCGCTTGGGTTCTCTGTGACGGAGCGCAAGGTGACGGAGAAGGCTACGCATGTGGTGCTGGAAAAGGGATTCTAGGGCGGTGAGTCGTTAGTTCAGTAAAGAAGGATGGTTTGTTTAGCACAGCGCGAAGCGCGTTCCCTGACGCTTTAGCATCGGGGACAACAGCGAATCACATGTTTTGTCCCACAGAGACGTCATTCTGAGCGGAGCGCCTCGCGTGTTTTGCGAGGTGCGGAGTCGAAGGACCCCGAAGGACTTGATTTCACCCATGACGTTGGGACCTTTTCCAGCACGAGAGTCCAGGTTCGGGCGTTCGAGGTCGAAAAGGTGCAAGAGGTTTGGGCAAGAGGGCAACCCTCGGGGTCCTTCGACTTCGCGTCCCCAAAGGCTGGGACGCTCCGCTCAGGATGACGATTCTGTGGGGAAACGCAAAACAAAAGCTATGCGTGCAACGAGCTTGGATTCGCTCTATAACCAGGGTCTCCGATTCGTCAGACACTACCTAAAGCCCAATTCTCACCTGCCCTTATTCCGTAGCCTAAGGCTATTGCCTCCCTTGCCCTCCGTCCCGCGACGCTAAAGCGTCACGGTTTGCGCTTCGCGCTATGGGGTAATGCCGATCTGTACTGCATGAGAACCGAATCAGATCAACGAACCTGCGGTGTGGCTGTGGGGCCGAAGAAGTGTTCGATCTGTTGGGCCAGACCTTCGAGCGCGGGGCGGCGTGAGGTAAGGGCTGTCTCGTCGAGGTTGAAGCTTTTGCGCCAGATCTCTTCGAGGATTGGCAGCAGTTTTGCGGCCAGCAGGTCGGCGGTGGGGAAGTGCGCGATGGCGGCGAAGAGTTGTTCTTCTTCGGGTTCATACTCATCAGCCGGAGCCCCTTCGGCGAGATGGCCTTCGGGGTCTGCGGCGCGCATGAGGTCTTGAAGCGATTCGAGATCGGGTGGCGGGGGCCAGGGCTTCGACATGCTTATGCGGGCTCCTGCTGTGTCATGCAATGCAGCGCGCCCAGGCCCCAGATGAAGTCGGTGCAGTGGATGCCGGTGACGGTGCGGGTGGGGAAGCACTCGGCCAACGTATTGAGCGCGATGCGGTCGTTGGGATCGTTGAAGGTGGGAACCAGCACGAGGCCATTGGCGATGTAGAAGTTCGCGTAGCTCGCGGGCAGGCGCTGGCCTTCAAAGTGGACGGGCGCGGGCATCGGCAGCGTCTTGATGGTGAAGGGGCGGCCCTTGAGATTGCGTGCGGCGTGCAGGCGCTCGAGGTTTTCGGCGAGCGGCAGGTGGTTCTCGTCGGCGGTGTTGGTCTCGACGGCGGTGAGGATGGTGTTGGGCGCAACGAAGCGGGTGATGTCGTCGACGTGGCCGTGCGTGTCGTCGCCCGCGCAGCCGCGGTTGAGCCAGATAACCTTCTCGATGCCGAGATAGTCGTGGAAGGCTTGCTCCAGTTGCTCGCGCGAGACTCCGGGGTTGCGCTGCTGCACTTCGCTGAGCAGGCACTCTTCGGTGGTGAGCAGGATGCCTTCGCCGTTGGTGTCGATGCTGCCGCCCTCTAGGACGAGGCGCTTGCTCTT encodes:
- a CDS encoding chloride channel protein — translated: MTQPLGGKSYASKLRDYSADSRILYVSVLAAGLGSVSAVAAWALLEMIALFTNLFYFHRWSFVGHDPWQSGVHWWSPLMPVLGGLLVGLIARYLSPRVRGHGMPEAIETIVFGGGKVQPRVAILKPVATAIAIGSGGPFGAEGPVIITGGAIGSVLGQLLPMTGSERTVLMVAGASAGMAATFNCPMSATLLAVEILLFEWRPRSLVPVAIACVTASAVRRLLLGPQPLLHMAPTGAPIYHSAILCALILGIVAAFVAAGLSKAVHFSEAMFAKLPIHWMWWPAIGGLGIGLGGLVFPKALGVGYSTIQEMITGDTAWKLLAGILVIKSLIWVFSLGSNTAGSILAPLLMIGGALGAVMGHLAPVMSQGAWVLVGMASVLTGAIGCPLTSAMLALELTHNGGLMLPVLLASVAAYAVSVLVMPRSMLTESLSQRGLHLSREFGVDPLETMLASQAMHTSVFALSDDATRKDAFDWLSKMEERGGEAWSHWQRVFPLVDAEERLTGLLTRSQMMTAAKQADLSQPLVLSGSTTPTTVSPRNTLRECAVMMAETKLTAFPVVNGEGKLVGIITIDDLLKGRSEQARRESDRERVLRLRWPFGGRAVGQSGK
- a CDS encoding glutaredoxin family protein, with the protein product MELLVYSADWCRDCREAKRFLATHSIPYTEINIETTPGAADKVIAQTGKRGIPQFVLDGKWIQPYKPGQGFLHDEMSALFGVNANK
- a CDS encoding DUF302 domain-containing protein produces the protein MSEGIQTCASSHSVDEIVARLETLLKEKGVKLFCCVDHSGEAKAAGLEMPATKLLIFGNPKGGTPVMLAAPSAALDLPLKILVSETGEGRTLLSWNDPVWLQQRHGFPDDLVPNLAAAGIFARKVAE
- a CDS encoding SDR family NAD(P)-dependent oxidoreductase; this translates as MPTLQGRVAVVTGSGSGIGQAIAERLAKEGANCVVDYRDHIDQAQATADKITAAGGKAILVRADVSVLSDCTNLVEQAWQQLGSCDILVNNAGIEKGADFWDVTEADYDAVLNVNLKGAFFLTQAFVRKLRDAKKPGRVINISSVHEDMVFPHFSTYCASKGAMRMLMRDLAVELGPLGITVNNIAPGAVNTPINTSLLANKPKLEALLANIPLGRLANPEEIAGLAAFLASDDAAYVTGSTYVIDGGLMRNYHEQ
- a CDS encoding DUF3175 domain-containing protein yields the protein MATRKAPAKKSAAKKSVAKKSPAKKSTTPPSRRWSAKVDTDSTHPDHELFLQSAPKIAKALADKRVSPKGPASGMRMLNFYINRAGKNLSKERVATLERAKELLSKIIAKSKEKTPAKKSAPKKAAKKSASKKLPSR
- the tadA gene encoding tRNA adenosine(34) deaminase TadA; translated protein: MSTATLPDDEAFMRLAIAEARAAEAAGEVPVGAIIVSPTGEIVSRGNNQVLRTNDPTAHAEIVALRAAGLALDNYRLLTPEGGCTLYCTLEPCAMCAGAILHARIARLVFAARDPKAGACGSVLSVMNHPALNHRVEVVESILTEECSAMLTNFFRARRAAQTSANKSASDLFTEANTDGNS
- a CDS encoding cytochrome P460 family protein, producing the protein MLKRFIPIAGLLLLAFLGEAQKPAAPTTDAPSYTPSGDLIAPIHYREWIFLTSGIDMSYDAATSQPSAHPVFNNVFVNPTAYRSFLTTGTWPDKTTMVLEIRGSENPVSINKRGHTQTSEIRGFEIHVKDHGKWSFYDQDGNTPLAKLIPPPADCYSCHENHGAVDTTFVQFYPTLLPRAKQKNTLSPAYLKEMASPVASNSTK
- a CDS encoding VOC family protein, which encodes MISNSEVMGFIPTVDAVRARAFYEGVLGLRFVSDDPFALVVESNGTFIRITKSGEFTPVPHTILGWRVKDIEEEVQALHAQGVTFKRYPPMSQSDLGIWTAPGGTRIAWFLDPDGNLLSLSQHPEDK
- a CDS encoding dihydrofolate reductase family protein, yielding MPKVRVAGFGVSLDGFSAGTEQSLDDPLGKRGPEVFQWFFHTKTFHAMHGKEGGSTDMDDTFARAAMDNFGAFILGRNMFGPVRGPWPDDSWKGWWGDDPPYHAPTFVLTHHEREPLVMQGGTTFYFVTGGIEEALRRAKQAAGDKDIKIGGGVSTVRQYLQAGWVDSLHLAFSPVLLGQGEALFPGLDLRALGFSVTERKVTEKATHVVLEKGF
- a CDS encoding agmatine deiminase family protein; translation: MPAEWAPHAATWIAWPHNPEDWPGKFQPIPWVYSEIVRHLSQVEDVHILVNDLPTEKRATSMLRRQGANLARLHFHHWRTDRVWLRDSGPIFVKRVSESASQQASEGEVALTNWKFNAWAKYDNWRNDDLIPKHVTKLYGMTSFEPAVTPPDGKSKRLVLEGGSIDTNGEGILLTTEECLLSEVQQRNPGVSREQLEQAFHDYLGIEKVIWLNRGCAGDDTHGHVDDITRFVAPNTILTAVETNTADENHLPLAENLERLHAARNLKGRPFTIKTLPMPAPVHFEGQRLPASYANFYIANGLVLVPTFNDPNDRIALNTLAECFPTRTVTGIHCTDFIWGLGALHCMTQQEPA